The genome window CTTTCTGAAAAACCCCATCCTTTATTAGAGTGTTTGTGTTGTAATTCCATTAAGAAGTTCGAAGCTAATTGGATAGCTGGATCCTTAATGGTAAGACCCGATTCTTGTAAGGAATAAGAAATTAGCGCAGTGTCCCAAACAGTCGAAGGAGAGTTTTGAATATGAAAAACATCTCCTTTTTCGTATAAAAAAGATCTAATACCGCCAATAGCATTTTTAATAATAGGAGAAGATTTTTTATAACCTAGAGAAAGTAGTGCATAAATCATAAAAAATGTAGAACTTGAGTAACTATATAATGTCCCATCCTTTTCAATGCAATTATATATATGTTGTTCAGCTTTTAGCCTCGTTGAATCCTTATAAGTAGGCAATATCTTTTTAAATAAATTAAACCATCTTTTTTTCTTTTTAAGTGCTTTATATTTCTTTTGAGATAAAAATAAATGTTGTAAATCAGGCGTCCATTTATTAGTAACTACAAATTTATCGTGTCCTAATATTAAGATAGGAAGAAAGTGTGCTTGTACGTATGAGCTGAAATGAAAAAAATTAAATGTTAGAAACTTTGGTATATTCATGATACTAAGTGGGATAGGAAATAGTTTTGGCCAAGGGTATAAGTTGGTAATAGCTAGTAAACACTTCGTAGAAATATGACTTTTTTCAAGTCCTCCATTCTTCACAATAAATTGTTCACTTAATTTCATCGACGGATCATCTTTATTCAAATGTCCGGAAAATAAAAGAGCTGTATATGCTTCAATTGTTGCAGATAAATTTCCTTTTTCATCATCATAGAGCTTCCAGGCACCGTTATTTTGTTGTTGCTGAAGTAGACGTGCAACAAGTTTCTTTATAAGATTCTCATCATCATAATCTAATAATCTTAACAGGATAATCATATTTGCATCGGTCGTTGGTCCATTTTCAAAACAATATCTCCACGAGCCATCATTAAATTGGTCTTGCTTCAGATTTTTAATAATTTGTTGTATTTTTTGGTTAATCTCATTTGTTAGATTCATTTAAGTTTTTACACCCTCTCCTTTTGCATTTGTAAAAATGAATTGTAATTAAGATATATTATGATGAGAGTTATAAAGAGAAATAGACAAGTGCGGAGAATTGGGGAGGGGGAGAGTTGAAATTACATAAATCACCCAAAATTCTATATTTAATGAAATTAGCTCATATAAACTAATAATCTATCTTATCCATAACGGGGGTGGCATTTCAGTTGAAATGAGTGACTCTTTAAATATTAAACATATAACCTTAATTACGTATGTAGGTGGTAAAGAGGTATTTAGCGAAAATGTTATTAATGCAGTTAATAGTACTTTTGACAAAGGAGATGTCATCGGGTTTGTTGTTTCACCTTTTGAAACGAAATCACCTGTTGAATTAGCGTTATCATATAGCTAAAATATAATGCTACAGATTCAAATACAATCAATAAAATAGATATCTAATGCTAACGAATGGGTAAATGTTAAGTTAAGCGAAGATTATCAAATAAAATTAATTGAAATGGAATAAAAGATAACTCACTAAACACTCATTCGATTGGCTTGCATATAGCAGAGGTGTGCAGAAATAATAAAGTTGTTTAATTTACAATAAAGTCATTTAAAAAATAATATAGTTGTTTAAAAATCCTTATTCCGAACGAACAAGTTAGTGGAAGTAATAGTAATTAGGTTTGGCTGGGAAAATTGTCGATGATATTAAAAAAGACACCGAAGTGTCTTATGTTTTTCAAATTAAGCATACCGATAAATTGAAATTTAATTACTTAACATTATGCTTATCTTGGGAGCAAGGTATTTTATCGGTGAGTGTATACAAACCATGTAATGCTTGCTGTTAATAATGCTGACGAAATCAAAGCTGTAAGAACACTATATGTTTGCCAAATAAGTATCGTTGACCAATCTAAAGCACAGCACAGTATACCCAGGGCAATCGTAGCGATCAGGAAAATAATTGTTACGATTATTCTCTTTTTTGTCATTGGCTGCCGCTCATTCGTTTTCCTTCTGCGTAATCCTAAGAGAAATAACAAAACGGCCAATAGGCAAAGAATAATTGTGATAGACGACAAAGTGATATCCAAAAGCTGTGTGCCGCTTATTTCATATGACTGAGTTAGATTGCCGTCTAATATATCTTTAACTTTTAGTACCAGGTTTATATTGGTATTTGCACCGTTGCTCAGCAAGCAGACAGCTGTTCGTTCATTTAGCAGTATGGCTACTTCGGTTCTGAAATTTGGATTGCCCCCAGTGTGTTCTATAATCGTTTGGTCGGTGTTTACCGACCAACCTGCCGCATAATACATATCGTTGACAGCCGAAACAGACATATCACCCTTATGTGATTTTTCGATAACCGTGTGAAATATTTCGGGTATGTCCTGCACGATACCCATCTGTATGCCCATCCAACGCGCCATATCTTTTGTATTAGAAATGATGTAGCCTGCGGGTTTATTCCCAGCATAATCCGGAGCTTTAAATGGAGTTGTCATAAAAAAGGAAGAACGGTAGCCCTGCGCCAACTGTCCAGTGGCTTGAGCATCTTCTTTATAAACATACGTCTGGTGAAGACCTAATGGCTGAAATACCTGTTCCCTCATAAAGTCTTCATAGCTTTGTCGCGACACAATCTCAATAACCAAACCCAATACGTCATAATTAACAGTTCCATAGTTATACTGTTCACCGGGAGGGAACGCCAATTCAGCATCCACGAGCATTTCCACAGTCTTTTGCAACATATCCGGTGTATTGCCTTGAGGAATATTTTGAGTATGCCTAATATTTGTTAGACCACTGGTATGGTAAAGAAAGTTATTTAGTGTAAGGCTTTGCATATCAACAGGTTTCCCTTGATACTTTAACGTAAACCAAGGTAAATATTTTTGGACAGGGTCAGTCATTGAGAGCAGCCCTTGCTCTTCCAACAGCATAATACCCATACCGGTAAAAGCTTTACTGACCGAGGCTAACTCATAGAGTGTATTTTCACTTGCAGACAACCCCTTTTCACGGTCTGCATACCCTGAAGAAAAGTAGAACACTTCATCATCAGCAAGTATTGAGATTGACATTCCCGGCACACCTGATATACGACGGGCATCATCTAGCAACGCTTGAATTGCCGCAGATTTCGAATCTGACAACGCATAACTTTGTGTTGCGAATCCTGAGAATAATATAAATATCGTTAATACAAAAACAATAATCTTATTCATAAACTCTCCTTTTTGAAAAATTAGGTACCGTCAATAATTTTGTGTAAATAAGTTTTTCCTTTTCTTGTAGACGCTCTTTTATTCTTTCGTTTTGAACAGATTTTCAAGTTCTGCTAGAGCTTTGTCAAAACCTATATGGTACCTGGTGGCGAACCGTTGATTATATTCTTAAAACTGTGAAACTAGAAAGCGTTCTAACGATTCTTCGTTGGGGAATTGCTCCTTACGCTTGCTATATATCTTGATTTGTTTATTGAATGATTCAATCAAGTTGGTGGAGTAAATACTACGCCAAATGGATTTTGGAAAGCTATAGAACGTGAGTATATAAGGATTGGCAGCTAACGGTTTTGTGACTTTGGGATAGAGTGTTTTCCACTTTTCAATGAAATCTTGGAGCGCTTTCTGTGCATTTTCCAAGTTATCTGCACGGTAAACCTTTTTGAAATCGTCACAGATTTTTTGGCGATCAGAAATTCGTCAGACATCACCTTTGTGAGGTTCGAAATCGTTTGTGGTGTGTAATGGTGACCATACATCCGCTCGATGAGATCGGCAATTTCAGCGTTTGTCACGCCTTTTTGAAACATATGAATCACGAACGCTTCTAGTGTATCGTTTGAACGGCGATAGGGCACTACGGTTTGTTGTTTAAATTCTCCATTACGATTTCGAGGGATAGCAAGTTGAAGATCACCAAACTCAGTATGTAGCATACACGTATAGGAACCATTTCTAGAATTACCAGAGTACCTTTATAGTACCGGAGGTGCTGCGTGTTTATATGCGTTATTTGAATACGGGCTTACGATAAAGTGACGACTTTATTATCATTATACAATATTTAAGTATAATGTATACTAAGTATATATTATACTTAGGGGGTCTTTTATAAAAAATACATAATTTATAATGAAATTTAAACGATTTTACTTTTATGTACTATATACTTAGTATATAATAATTTCGAAAGGATAGGAGGAATTAAAACATGATTAAAGTTAGAAATTTGAAAAAGGAATTTATACAGGGGCAAGAAAGAACTCAAGTCTTGAAGGGTTTTGATTTGAACGTTGAAGAAGGCGAATTTGTGGCTGTAATGGGCCCAAGTGGTTCTGGAAAGAGCACATTACTACAACTTTTAGGGGGTCTTGATGTCCCTACTGAAGGAGATATAGTAATAAATCAAAGTAATTTAAGTAATATGACGGAAAAAGAAAGAACGATATTTCGTAGAAAGTATATCGGTTTTATTTTTCAGAATTACCAGCTACTCCCTACATTAAGTGTAGAAGAAAATATAGCTTTCCCTCTTCATGCAGATGGTAGTTTAACTAAAAAGAAGAACCAAATTATTATAGAACTACTTGATTCTGTCGGATTGAAAGGACTTGGTCGGAAACGTGCTAATTTGCTGAGTGGCGGTCAACAACAACGAGTTGCTATAGCCAGGGCGTTAGTTAATAACCCTTCTGTTCTATTAGCCGATGAACCAACAGGAAATTTAGATAGAGGTAAAGCCGAAGAAATACTCGGATTAATATCAAGATTCAATCGAGAGAATAATCAAACAATCATCATGGTAACGCATGATATTTTCGCAGCTGGGTTTGCTGATCGAATTATTCTTTTTAAGGATGGTGTTATTGATCAAGTGATTTCTAGAAAGGATGATGATTATGCTAAATATGTGGCGAATTTCTTGGCGTAATATAACACAAAATAAAAAAAGGTTTTTCATTTCCCTACTTGGGATAATCTTAGGTATAGCTTTTGTAACATCTATGCTTATTGCAGACAAAACAACAAATGATGTTTTCGATTATTATGAAGAAATGTATGTGGCAAATGCGGATTATTGGGTTCTAAGCGATGAACATACTTACTCTGAGGATGTGGTTTCGTCAGTTTTAACTAGCCCAATTGTGACGGAAACCATGCTTGCACTTGATAAACAAGCCTTTTTTGAGCTGGAGGGTGATCAATCTTTAAATCAAAGATCCGTCCGAATTACAGGCGTGAATGATCAAAGCAGTTCTTTACTGAAACTTCCTGTTATCGAAGGGAGTTTGGATAATGAAGGTTTGGTGATACCAAAAGCTGTTGCAAATCTGTTAAATAAAAACGTAGGAGATACAATTAGGTTTACCGATTTGGGAGAAGCTAAGGTTTCCGCCATTGTTGAATATACGCAGTTGCTTGCAAGTCCGAGTAACTGGGAGCGTGCTGAATCAACCAGCTTCCGAATCATGGCTCCACTTGAATTGCTACAAGAATGGACTGGTATGGAGGACAAACTTTCCTATGTAAGATTTCAAACAACTGAAGAAGGAGAGAAACTTTTTCAATCTCTCCAGGAAGAATTTCGTAATTCAAATGTATATGTACAACCAGTTGTCGCGGATGATCGGCAAAGTAACGATATCGGGGGACTATATACGTTCTTTTACTTAATTGCTGGGTTATCTATGTTTATTAGCGGATTCATTGTTTTTAATATGATTTATACAAGTGTTATGGAGCGAAAAAAGGAATTTGCAATCATGAAAAGTTTCGGATATCTACAAAGTTCTGTTTCCAGACTTATTCTTATTGAAGTACTACTGTTGGGGCTAATAGGTACAGCTGTTGGGGTGCCTATGGGAATTTGGCTTGGGGATATGTTCATGCAAACTTTACTAAGCGTATTTGAATTTGACATGGTTTACACATTAAATTGGAAAATACCTGCATTAATAGCTGTAGTAGTTGGAATTTTATTTCCTGTTGTATCTTCATTATTTCCTATTTACAATGCGGGGAAAACCTCTGTGTTATTGACATTAAAAATGGCAAATCAAACCCAATCATCGAGAAGCCTGTACATAGTTAGGGCAGTTCTAGGTGTTGGCTTGCTTGCTTTTGTATTTATCAATCATCCCATCTCTTATTTAGCGATTTTAGTAAGCACCATTTTGTTGTTTCCATTATTGTTACTTGGTGTGAGCAGGATATTTAAACCTATTTTAAAATTAATCTTCGGCTACTCTGGTAGTCTGGCAACGCAAACCCTTACAAAACAATTAAATCGAAATGCTAATACTGCTGCTATTCTTGCTGTGGGGATTGCAGTGATACTATTACTAAGTGCTGTTATTGAATCCGCACCTGAAGGTTATGAAAATGAAATCGGGAATACGTATGGAGGAGACCTGAGAGTTTCATCAGAAGCACCTTGGTCTAATCAGGATATAGAAAAGTTACTATCGTATGATGCTGTTGTAAATGTTGATCCTTTAACGGAAGCTAAGCCAATTACATGGGTAACCACTGATGGGGAGAAGAGACAGTTTTCCATTTTTGCTGTAGATGAAGAAGGCCCCACCTTATTTGAAAGTTCTAATAAAGACAATTTATATTATGAACTGGCAAAGGAACCTTCTGTTATCCTCGGCGAAAGAGCTTTTGATGAATGGGGTGGAAATATAGGAGAATATATTTACATTAATACACCCTCAGGTAAACAACAACTTGAAGTCCTTGATGTAGTGAAAACATCGAATTACTCAGGCTATGTTGCATTTATGAATGAGAATCATTTAAATAATAAATTTGGTTGGGCGAATCATTTCGACATATTATTAACTTTAAATGACGGATATACTGGTGAACAATTACGTAATGAGTTATGGTTGGATTTCAGCACTCATCTCTCAAAAGTAGAAACAGTAGAAGATGAAATTAAATCAACTACTTCAGCATTAACCGGTATGAATGAGTTGATTTTAATCATGTTAGTTTTAATCATTGGACTAGCTAGTATCGGTACAGCAAACACTTTATTAATGAATACGTTGGAACGCACCACCGAGATAGGGACAATGCGAGCGCTTGGTTTTACGAAACAGCAAGTTAAAAAGATGATCATTGGAGAAGGTTTACTTATAGGATTGTCGGGGGTTATTGGTGGTATAATTTCGGGTGTAGTTTTACTTTATACAACTAGCCAATCCGAACTATTGGGAGGGTTTATATCTTTTCAATTACCTTTAGGGAATATTATTCTGGCACTGATTGCTGGTGTTTCTCTAAGTCTCCTTGCTTCTTGGATTTCCAGTACTACAGCTAGTAAAATAAATATTATATCATCACTCAAAGAAGGTTAAGCAATTATGTCGGTTAAGTACGGAATATTAACACTGCTATTTTTACAAAAAAATCATGGGTATGAATTAAAACTAGAGCTAGAATCCCATCTGGGAGTTAAAGGAAAAATTAATCCTGGTCAAATTTATACGACTCTAGACCGTCTAATACGTGATCAACTTGTCTTATCTGTAGGAATGGATGACCAAGAAAGAAAACTTTATGAAATCACTACGGAAGGTAAAAAAGAGTTGGAAAATTGGTTACTGGAACCTGTACCCTATCATTCTACTAAAGAAGACTTTCATTTTAAATGGAGCTGTGCTCGTAAGATTGATTTCGAACAAGAAAAGAAAATGCTTGATCAACAAAAAGCGATGATAATGAAAGATGTCATGGAATTGACTAAATTTAAAACGGAATTTCTTCTTCAAGGTGACGAGAATAGGTATTTATTAATCAATGGTACCCTCTTGCATTTAGAAGCAGATTTAAACTGGATAAATCAAGTTGAAAATCGAAATAGACCATAATTCTAGGTAAAGGTTTTCTCTTTTAAAAACCTTTGCCGTTATTCAATCTTTTGAAGGGGAGTGAAAATTTTTTGGATGTTATCCTTGATTACAATTGGGAATTGTTTATCTCTATAGAGGTATTGTCATTGGGATCCCTGATCTTATTCGGTATATTTCGCTATTTTTTTAAAAAAACTCGATATAGCCTAATGTTTATTTTTTTATTTCTGTTTTTGTTGATAATTGAGGGATTACTCGGACTGTATGTCTATCGTCAAACAGGAGAAATATCAACTTTTCAAATCGTTATTATCATCTTTATCATTTATGCTTTTACATTTGGTATACTCGATTTTATCAAATTGGATCGTTGGATGCGTAAAAAAATTGGCAAGTTACGTGGCGTTGAATTATTGACTGATAAAGATTATGAGATTATTGAAAAAAATAATAATCCTAAATATATTGCAAAGAAATATCGTGTATCATCCTATATTCATTTAGTTTTGTTCATTACAGTTCAAGCTATTCTGTGGGTAATTGGTACAGAAAGTTTGGCAGAAATAAAGATGTACTTAAGTGATTTTTCGTGGCTAGGAAATGAAAATGCTAAAGGATCACCTTATCCAAATGATGCTGCGTTTGCAATAGGTGTAATTTGGGGAATTGTATTTATTGCTGACTTTATTTATTCATGGTCTTATACATTGTTTCCCAAAAAATAGGCAGAAGTAAGTTTGAACTTCAAAATTCGCACAATTATGGCATATACAAGTTATAATCGCCTTTTAATAATTAGTGGAAACAAGATATTAATCTATTCTTTGAACAGATGCGTTAGTTCAATAAGAAGTAAACAACTTTATTATTCATTTTTTAAGTATTATATAAACAGATGGATGTAATTTGAAACAACTTTAAAGAGCCTTGCTACATAGAATGTAGTAAGGCTCTTAGCTTTTATTAATCAAAATTCAATAACTTTATTATCCTTATACAAGAGGTATTAAAAATTTATAAAGAAGGAATCGAAACAGGGATGGCAACATTTCAAACAGAGGTACCAAGTGAATATATGTGGGATGAAGGACATCATGCAACGTTGCGTTTTGTGGTAGTGCTAGAAAAGCTAGTAGTCGGTTGGATTGCAATTTCACCGGTATCTACCGAGCAGTATATTCTGGAGCTGGAGAAGTAAGTGTTTATATATCAAATGATTGTAAAGGTAAAGGAATTGCTGTTTGATGTCATTAATACAAAAGCAAAAGGAATAGGTACGTCATTAAGTCGTTATTTGAATCGCGATAAGGATGATATTAGCTGGGTAGCAACAAACCTAATCTTGAAACCTGAAGCCCGTTTTTCAACAAGGGAACGCTTACAGGTAAACGTAGTAAAGAAAAGAATATTACCTTACAAAATCTTTATAATTTGATTAAGCTTTTAACTAAAAAATCTGTACTTGATAAAATTCCTAAAGAGAAAAAGTTAAACTTATGTTTGTTTTATTTCAATACAATTAAAGAATTGTTCCCTGATGAATGGGATGATAATAAGCTTTATCGAATGACACATATTACATGTTTAAATGCATTAGCGATAGTTGGTAATAAAGTGATAAATGAAAATTACTTAGTTAAATCACAGCAGCCTGATTCTGTCAAAATTGCACAAATTTTAATGAAGCTAGACGAAATCGATTGGCTTGCGACTGGAGATTTAAAATATTTGAAGGGTGCCTCTGGTACAAAGATTTTAGTAAGTGATATTTTAAATTGTTTAAAGTAAAATAGTAGTAAGGTATTTCACAATAAACTCAACTAATCTGATTAGTTGAGTTTATTTGTTTTTATATAAAAAGCTACTAAAATATTTTAAAGAAGATGTGATGATTAATGAGGAAATTCGAAATGACTATTAAAATATGAGAAGTTAGAAGTAATAATAGGATTAGGAGTAAACAGATATGAAAATTTTTAACAAAGGGGAATTATAAAGTGTTAAATAATTTTTGCATTTTTGAGCGTTATATTATTTGACATTGACTTGTTTGACTTATTAAAAAGGCCGAACAAGACTTATACCTTGTAAAATAAAGAATGAAGGAGATTGACCTATAAATGGGATACGTATGTATTTTGGCAGAGAAACCATCTCAAGCAAGAGCTTATGCAGACGCATTTAAAATAAAACAAAAAGAGAAAACATTTATTGAACTGGAACCTTGTTCTACTTTTCCTAATGGTGCAGTAATTACCTGGGCAGTTGGTCATCTTGTTGAATTAAAGGAACCAAAAGAATATCAAAAGGAATGGGAGAAATGGTCGCTTGGATCATTACCTATCATTCCACAAAAATTTGAAGATAAAGTTGTCTCTAAAATGTATTCACAATTTAATGCTGTCAAAAAAATCTTTAGTGATCCGCAAGTAACAATGATTTATAATTGTTGCGATAGTGAACGTGAGGGTTCAAATATCTTCTACTCACTTTTAAAAATGACGAAAGTAAAAAAGCCTGTTAAACGATTATGGATCAATTCATTAGAGGTTGAGGAAATTCGAAAAGGTTTTAATAATATGCAAAGTAATGAGCGTGATTTGCTTATGTACCAAGAAGCAAAAACACGTCAAATTAGCGATTGGTTAGTAGGTATGAACTGTAGTCGCCTATATACGCTACTTTTACAAAAAAAAGGCTTTAAGGGTAGTATCTCTATCGGTCGTGTGCAATCGCCAACCGTATATTTAATTTATAAAAGACAACAGGAAATTGAACATTTCAAGCCTGAAAAATTTTATGAAATTGAAGGAATTTTTAAAGCACAAAATGGTGTATATAAAGGGAAGGCAAAGTTAAAAACAAAAGAGCGGACCGAGGCTGTGCAATTATTGCAACAACATGGGGTTGAACCGATGGATACAGGTCTAATTACGAGTGTAACAAATAAAAAGAAGCGTATTGCACCACCCAAACTACATGCGTTATCAACATTACAAGCCACCGCGAATAAACGTTGGAAATACAGTCCGTCGCATGTGTTGAAACTTACGCAATCACTTTATGAGAAAAAGCTCGTTTCTTACCCACGTACCGATTCACAGCTCATTACACATAATGAGTTTGCTTATTTAAATGAATCATTGGCAAAATATCAGCAGCTCGTGGGAAAGTCATTTAATACGATAAATCGAGGGAATAACAAACGCTACGTCGACAGTGCCAACGTTGGGGAGCACTATGCTATTATTCCAACGAAAAAAGTGCCGACAGAAAAAGCGTTACAATCAATGAATGTTGATGAACGAAATATTTATTTCGAAATAGTCAATACGACACTCGCCATGTTTCACCAAGATTATGAATACGATGAAAAAACGATTATAACAAATGTCAAAAATATAGAGTTTAAAACGGTAGGGAAAACAGAACTTGTAAAAGGTTGGAAAGAATTGTTTTCAAGTGGAAAAGAGTTACAGGAGCGTGAAGAGTCGTTACCTGTCGTTTTCCAAGATGAGATGGTACAAAGTAAGGTTTCTATTCTAGAAGGCACGACAACGCCTCCTAAGTCTTATACAGAAGGGCAACTCATTACGATGATGAAAACATGTGGTAAATCAGTTGAGGATGAAGAGGAAATCGAGGTGCTGAAATCGATTGAAGGTATTGGTACAGAAGCAACTCGGAGTGGCATTATAGAGACGATTAAAAAGCATGGATTTATTGAGGTACGAAAAAACATAGTGAGCATTACGCCTAAAGGGGAGCTTTTATGTCGGGCAATTGAAGGGACATTACTTTCAAGTCCATCTATGACTGCGAAATGGGAAATTTACTTAAATAAAATTGGTCGTGGTGAAGGCTCTGCAAAACATTTTATTGAAAGCATAGGCAAGTTTGTTAATCAATTAATAGCGGAAGTGCCTAAACAGATAGAGTCACTTACAATTGAAGCTGAGCAGTTTAAACCAGCTACTGTGAAAGATATTGTGACGTGTCCAACATGTAAAGTAGGAAAGATAGGTTTGCGTAAAAGTTTTTACGGTTGTTCGAATTATAAAAATGGATGTAAGCAAACGTTCCCAGGAAGGCTATTAGGAAAAAAACTAACTGAAAAGAACATTAATGATTTATGTAAGATTGGTAAAACAGCTGTAGTTAAAGGGTTTAAATCAAAGAATGGTAAACAATTTAATGCGTCACTCCGTTTGGTAGAAGGAAAAATTGAATTTGAGTTTAATGAAAAATAAAAGCGGAAGAGATTTTTAATCTATTCAGCAAAAAACTTATAAATTGAATTCATCTTGTAGTTTTTTGAAATTTTCTTTTTTCTTTGTTTCATCGGGGCTTATAGTCTTATAAGTATCAAGAAAGAGAGCTTAAGTTTTCTAGACGTAAATTACTCTCTAAATCAGAGTTAATATCCAAATGTTTTTTATTGAATTTATACACTTTAGATTTTGGATTTTCTACAAGGTGAATAAATGAGCTTGAAACCACTAATTCGTTATAGAGTTGCTCGAAATGTTGATGGTTCTAATGTCGAATTGTTTAGTTAAATTAAGAGTAAATCATTGTATGGAGTGAGAGATTTGTTAGCAGATTATGTAGAGCGTTGCCCTCACTGTCGTGTTAGCTTACAAGGTGATGAAATACCAAAAGAACAGCAAAAATCGTATAATGCAACGCATTTTACGAGAAAAATTGGAATCACAAAGTTAGAAGCAGACAGAATTTTGTATTGGGAATGTCCAGATTGTCATAATAATTGGTCATTGAAATAAGCTAAACAATTATTGGAGGGGGTAAAAGCATTTAATGTTATTTCTCCCATGTTTTTTTATTTTTGTTCATTAATAAAGAGTGATTTTAAATTAAACGAGAGCTAAACTATGAATGGATACCGCAAGGAAAGAATACTAAAGGGATGCCGTATAGTATTCATAGAAAAGAGTAATGAATAACGGATTTTTTGCGATAAATTTATCCTAATTATATAAGTCTTAAAGAAGAAAATTTCGATGGTAATTATTTAAACGAAAATATTAATAAGTTAAATGCAGATAAAATCTCAGAGGACATGCTTAATCCGGATTTTTATTATTTATCTAATGGTATAAGAGTTATTACTGATGAGAACAAGAACATAAGAAATATTGCAATTACCCATGATACTGATGAAAACGTAAAAACAAGTAGAGGAATATCCGGGACTAAGATTGAATTTATAGGAAATTAAATGAGTAACTTTGGGTGTGTTAATATCACGAGAAAAACATATTTGATACTAATGATTATACCAATTATATTACTCTGTTATTTTTTATTTGTTAAACCTGAAGTTGTTTTTGAAGAGCAATGTCCTGATAAGCCATATAGCTTAGAGATAGTGAAATATGGTACGGGAATTCTGGATATGAAGATTGCTTATATACATTACAAAATGAATGGTGAAACTGTTGCAACTAAACAATTGGATTTTTTTAATAAATTAGGTAGTTTTGATGTTGTATGGGATACCTCTACCGACGATGCGACTAGATGGATTGACAAGAGCGTTCATCTAACTATGACCTACGCCAAAAACTTTCAAGGCGACTTGGAAACTAAAATTGTTGATTTCGATTATAACAGTGTAAAACACTAAAAATGGCTCGGAGTTTTCCTCCAAGCCATTTTTGATGTGAAGTATATTGCGAATCATCTTTTGCAAATTTTACGATTTACCTTGCTAATTAGGTTGTGAATTAGAGTTTTGCACATCTCAACCGAACCCGTTAACAAAAAGTAACGCTCTTTTATTTCGAAAGATGCAGAGGAATGACGTTATTACCAACAACCTGTGCCATCTTTTCTTTATAGACTCCTTCATATTCCTTTTC of Lysinibacillus agricola contains these proteins:
- a CDS encoding terpene cyclase/mutase family protein; the encoded protein is MNLTNEINQKIQQIIKNLKQDQFNDGSWRYCFENGPTTDANMIILLRLLDYDDENLIKKLVARLLQQQQNNGAWKLYDDEKGNLSATIEAYTALLFSGHLNKDDPSMKLSEQFIVKNGGLEKSHISTKCLLAITNLYPWPKLFPIPLSIMNIPKFLTFNFFHFSSYVQAHFLPILILGHDKFVVTNKWTPDLQHLFLSQKKYKALKKKKRWFNLFKKILPTYKDSTRLKAEQHIYNCIEKDGTLYSYSSSTFFMIYALLSLGYKKSSPIIKNAIGGIRSFLYEKGDVFHIQNSPSTVWDTALISYSLQESGLTIKDPAIQLASNFLMELQHKHSNKGWGFSESNSINPDVDDTQAALRALSNFTCSHSKFRIAWNSGVNWLLTMQNNDGGWGAFNKNSPSYIKWLFPIQSFEDTAIDPSAADITGRTLEFLGNHLNLTMQHPRVMNSVKWLIKNQTNDGSWYGRWGISYIYGTWAAITGLKAVGVSSDHQTIQKAKEWLLNIRQPDGGWGESCQSDLHREYIPLPYSTLVQTCWAVDALISISEFPTKEITEGIIRILEWQNTETSRISYPTGAGLPGHFYIYYHSYQYVWPLVTLSHYLKKYN
- a CDS encoding serine hydrolase domain-containing protein; amino-acid sequence: MNKIIVFVLTIFILFSGFATQSYALSDSKSAAIQALLDDARRISGVPGMSISILADDEVFYFSSGYADREKGLSASENTLYELASVSKAFTGMGIMLLEEQGLLSMTDPVQKYLPWFTLKYQGKPVDMQSLTLNNFLYHTSGLTNIRHTQNIPQGNTPDMLQKTVEMLVDAELAFPPGEQYNYGTVNYDVLGLVIEIVSRQSYEDFMREQVFQPLGLHQTYVYKEDAQATGQLAQGYRSSFFMTTPFKAPDYAGNKPAGYIISNTKDMARWMGIQMGIVQDIPEIFHTVIEKSHKGDMSVSAVNDMYYAAGWSVNTDQTIIEHTGGNPNFRTEVAILLNERTAVCLLSNGANTNINLVLKVKDILDGNLTQSYEISGTQLLDITLSSITIILCLLAVLLFLLGLRRRKTNERQPMTKKRIIVTIIFLIATIALGILCCALDWSTILIWQTYSVLTALISSALLTASITWFVYTHR
- a CDS encoding ABC transporter ATP-binding protein; this translates as MIKVRNLKKEFIQGQERTQVLKGFDLNVEEGEFVAVMGPSGSGKSTLLQLLGGLDVPTEGDIVINQSNLSNMTEKERTIFRRKYIGFIFQNYQLLPTLSVEENIAFPLHADGSLTKKKNQIIIELLDSVGLKGLGRKRANLLSGGQQQRVAIARALVNNPSVLLADEPTGNLDRGKAEEILGLISRFNRENNQTIIMVTHDIFAAGFADRIILFKDGVIDQVISRKDDDYAKYVANFLA
- a CDS encoding ABC transporter permease, yielding MLNMWRISWRNITQNKKRFFISLLGIILGIAFVTSMLIADKTTNDVFDYYEEMYVANADYWVLSDEHTYSEDVVSSVLTSPIVTETMLALDKQAFFELEGDQSLNQRSVRITGVNDQSSSLLKLPVIEGSLDNEGLVIPKAVANLLNKNVGDTIRFTDLGEAKVSAIVEYTQLLASPSNWERAESTSFRIMAPLELLQEWTGMEDKLSYVRFQTTEEGEKLFQSLQEEFRNSNVYVQPVVADDRQSNDIGGLYTFFYLIAGLSMFISGFIVFNMIYTSVMERKKEFAIMKSFGYLQSSVSRLILIEVLLLGLIGTAVGVPMGIWLGDMFMQTLLSVFEFDMVYTLNWKIPALIAVVVGILFPVVSSLFPIYNAGKTSVLLTLKMANQTQSSRSLYIVRAVLGVGLLAFVFINHPISYLAILVSTILLFPLLLLGVSRIFKPILKLIFGYSGSLATQTLTKQLNRNANTAAILAVGIAVILLLSAVIESAPEGYENEIGNTYGGDLRVSSEAPWSNQDIEKLLSYDAVVNVDPLTEAKPITWVTTDGEKRQFSIFAVDEEGPTLFESSNKDNLYYELAKEPSVILGERAFDEWGGNIGEYIYINTPSGKQQLEVLDVVKTSNYSGYVAFMNENHLNNKFGWANHFDILLTLNDGYTGEQLRNELWLDFSTHLSKVETVEDEIKSTTSALTGMNELILIMLVLIIGLASIGTANTLLMNTLERTTEIGTMRALGFTKQQVKKMIIGEGLLIGLSGVIGGIISGVVLLYTTSQSELLGGFISFQLPLGNIILALIAGVSLSLLASWISSTTASKINIISSLKEG